Below is a genomic region from Tumebacillus amylolyticus.
CTCGCTTCTCATAATGGAGCGGACGGGCACGGCTCTGTACATTTATATCGCACCGGTTTGCGAAAGGAGATGAACGGCAAAGCGATGCTTGGCGAAGGCAAGATGATTCAGAACGGTCCCGAAGTCTATCGTTTTGCCGTCACGACCCTCTCGCGTGTGATCCCGAACTGGCTGCGTGCGCAAGGCCTCTCTCTGAACGACATTCAATGGTTCGTTCCGCACAGCGCCAACTTGCGCATCCTCGAATCGGCGACCGCACGCTTGAATTTTCCGATGGAGCGCACGCTGTTCAGCGGCGAATTCCACGGCAACACGTCGGCGGCCTCCATCCCGCTCGCCGTCGACCTCGGGGTCAAGGACGGTCGGGTTCAAATCGGCGACAACCTCCTGCTCTACGGTTTCGGCGGCGGGTTGGTGCATGCCGGCGCTGTGATCAAATGGACGATCTAATGCCGGATTGTGTTGCAGGCGACAGATTTTTTTCCAATCAGTAGGGTATGCTGATGGCAAAAAGCAGAATAGGTGATGACATCCATGTACGAAGCGCCGAGCAACGAACAAGTAAAACAATGGTTGCAAGAAACCAAAACCATCGCAGTCGTCGGTCTGTCTGACAAACCGGACCGCACCTCGTACCAAATTGCCGAAACGATGCAACAACGCGGCTATCGCATCATCCCCGTCAACCCGATGCTGAAAAACGACGTGCTCGGTGAAAAACCGTACGCGTCGCTCGAGGACGTTCCGGAAACCATCGACCTCGTCAACGTCTTCCGCCGTTCCGAAGAGTTGGACAGCGTCGTGGAATCCTCCATCAAAGCGGGTGCCAAGCGCATCTGGGCACAGCAAGGCGTCTACGAGGAAGGAGCCGCCAAGCGTGCCAAGGACAACGGAGTCGAGATTCTCATGGATCAATGCATCGCCGTCGCCCACAGCGTGTTGCTGGCGGGAGGACGTCAAGCATGAGCCAACTTCGTTTCCATTTCGACTATGCCTGCCCGTGGTGCTACATCGGGGCACACACCGTCCGCGAACTCGCCCAAGAAGGTGTAGAGATTCTCTACAAAGTTTGGAAGATGCCGCCGAACGCCAACCCGCCGGCGAAACCGGAAGGCTACATGGAAGCGGCAGGCGTTCGTCTCAAAGAACTGCGCGAAGAAATGAACGTACGCGTCTCCTCTCCTGTGCAAAAAGAGACCGTTCCCGCTTTGATCGCCACCAAAGTGGCCGAAGAGATGGGGGCCGCCGCCGCGTATGTGGAAGCTGTCTACAAAGCGCACTGGGCGGACAAGCAAGACATCTCCGACCGCGAAACCCTCGTGTCGATCGCCGAGTCGGTCGGGCTCAACGCTTCCGAATTCCGTCAAGCGCTGGAGAGCGATGCCGGACGCGCGGCGTATGAACGCGATCTGCAGCAAGCGGCTGACGAAAACCTCGACACGATCCCGGACTATGTGAATGTCGATGATCCGTCGAAACGCTTGTTGATTCACCATTTCAACGACATGCCCAGTTTGGAGCAATTGCGCGCCTTGGTGCGCTAGGAACTAGGAACTGGGGCAGCCGCAGGGCTGTCCTTTTTTCGCGTTGGCTTGACAATGATCATTGGGACTGTTAACTTAAATGGATAGATAGAAATTTTTGAGTTTACATATCCTGCCACTAAAGGAGTCCACACTCTCTATGGATACGACATTGAGGTATGTACAGCAGTTTGGCCGCTCGAAGAAGGACAATTTGAAGCCGAGCCTGACTGGGAAATATCATGTTGGTCAAACCATTGAAGTATTTCCGTTTCGCATGATGGACTTTGGATGCTTTGCGTCCACGGCGGACGGGTTGAGCGGTCTGTTGCACAATAGTGAGATGGCTGTTGATCTCCAAGGCAAATTGCCGGAGATGATCGATCGCGAACAGTCGATTCAAGTCCGCATTACGAAATACGACCGCCGCAGCGGTGAAGTTGCGTTCACGATGGAAGGCAAAGAGAAAGACAAGGACAAAGGTCTGGAAGCCTCGACCCCGACGGTAGCCGATGCGCTCGTCGTCCCGTCTGTGATTGCGCCGACGACTTCGGCCGTTCCCACTCCGGCTGCCCCGAGTGCACCGACCGCACCGATTCCGGCTGCCGTCACGACGACTGCGAATGCAAGCACCGCTTTCGCATCGACGACTCCGGCTACAACTTCTGCTCCGGTTTCCACCCCGGCTGCTGTCACGACGACGACTTCGGCCGGCGAATTGGCTCCGCATCAATTTACCACGTCTGCTCCGGTTCCGACCGAGCCGACCCGCGATTCGCTGTCTGCTCGTCTGGACTCCGAGGGTGCGGATATTCAGAAATTTATTGAAGGTGTTTCCCAGACTCCGATGTCCTCGCAGGCGCAGAAGCTCTTGCGCGACCTCTTGGAGAAAAACAACACGTTCCGTTTCACCTATGCGATGCAGACCGTGGTCGACAACTTCGAACCGGATCTGAACTATCTGTTGCTTTCGCTCATTGAACGCGCATTGAAAAACCCGACTCCTTAGGAGCCGGGTTTTTTTACGAGCCGGGAATTAAGCATCTCGTCGATCATCTGCAACTTCGGGTTGTACGTGAAGTCGTGCTCGGTGCCGAAGTAGGTTTGGTAGAGTTCGGCGGCACGCTTGAAGTCTTTTTTGACATAGAGGGAGAAGATCTCCTCCAATTTGTCTTCGTTGGCGACGGTGTCATCGAGACGCATCTCTTGGGACGTGCGGATGTCGCGGCGGAACTGTGCCATCTGGAGGTCGAGTTCGTACGCGGCATCGGCGGCGCGGCGAAGTTGTTCCCTCATCTCGCCCGGCAGTTTCTCGTCGTACTTGTAGCGCAATTCATGCTCGTTGGTCGCCCAGAAGTTCATGGCGAGCGTGCGAAGTTGAATTTCGCAGAGCACGTCTTTTTTCTGAGAACCGTGGTAGGTCGGGTAGCGGACCACCATGTGCACGCTGCGGTAGCCCGATTCCTTGGGGGTGTCGATATAATCGGTGATCTCCTCGACGTGGAAGTCTTCTCGCTCGGAGAGAATGGCTTGCACTTCGCGGATGTCTTCTAAGTACCGTGTGACAACGCGCAAACCGGCGATGTCGTACACGTGGCTTTCGATTTCTTCGATCCAGTTGCCGACGCCGACTTGCACGCCTTTTTTCTCTGCTTTTTTTAACAGGGACTCGACGGTCTTGACTCGTCCGACGACGAATTCGATCGGGGAGTAGCAATCCTGTTCGAGACAGCCGTATTTGATCCCTTTTAACTTGACCTTGAGTTCGTCGATGGCTTGTTGGTACGGCGCGCGAAATTTCGAGAGCCGTTCAAGATCGCCTCTGCTGGGCTTGTAGGTGGTGCTCATGTCGGGTTCTCTTCTCCTTACGTATGCCTTGCGGGTTACACTTCATTTTATAGAATACCATTTCCAGACCTACTTTTCCTGCTTGAAAGATGGCATTTAATTACAAGCAGAATCTTTACAAACAAGTGTTGAAATTATCACAAATATCATTTATACTGAATTTGCAGACAAGGACAACCTTTCAAGGGGGATTCTCGGATCATGAAAAAACGTACACTTATCGGTTTGACCAGCTTGGCTATGGTCGGCGCACTCGCTGCTCCGGCGGTTTACCATGTTCAACCGGCTTCTGCTGCCATCGCGGCAGGTTCGGTCGTCGTCAACGAAATTATGTACAACTATGCATCGGGTACCACGCAAGAATGGGTAGAGCTGTACAACAACACGTCTTCCGCGATCAGCCTGGCTGGTTACAAATTGACCGATAACAACGTCGGTGCTTCTTCGCTGACCGAAGGCACGTACACCTTCCCGTCCGGCACCTCGATCCCGGCAGGCGGCTACCTGACCATCGGGAACTCGCTCTCCAGCGCACAACTGAAATGGTCGGGCAACTTCGCTCTGGGCAACTCGGGCGACGGCGTGGCTCTGTTCTCCGACAGCAACTCGGACAACATCGCACAATCCGGCGAAGTTATTGATTCCGTAGAATTCACCTCTGCTTGGGGCGGCAACGGCACGGGTTACTCCCTTGAGCGCAAAGACCCGGCAGGTGCTTCCTCGTCTTCTACGAACTGGGGCTCTTCGACCACTTCGGGCGGTACTCTCGGCGCGAAAAACACCCTCAACGGCGGTGGTGGTGGCGGCGGCGGTGGTGGTGGCACCGTAACCGGCACGAAAGTCCTCTGGGACCAAGGCCACGGCCAAACCGCAGGCAACGCAGACTGGACGATCGGCGGCGCGAACTCTTCCTTCGCAGATGCTCTGCGCGCGAAGGGCTACACGGTCGCTTCCACGACCTCCGCGATCTCGTCTACCGTTCTCTCCGGCTACAAAGTTCTCGTTCTGCCGGAACCGAACACCAACTACACCTCGACTGAGAAGTCTGCGATCAACACCTTCATCTCGAACGGTGGCGGCGTCTACTTCATCGCAGACCACATCGTTTCGGACCGCAACAACGACGGCTGGGACTCCGTACAGATCTTCGACGGTTCCCAAACCGAAGCATACCCGTCCACCGGCTCCTGGGTTGGCGCAACGTTCGGCTTCTACTTCAACCGCAACAACTTGGTTCAAGAGCCGATCACCGATATCCGTGCGAACTCCGTAACTTCCGGCGTCACCTCCGTTGGCGCATGGAACGGTTCCACGATCCACGTAACGGGCGCAAACTCCACGATCCTGTCCGACATCTTCCTGACCGGCCAAGCAGATCCGTTCCACATCCACGGCAAGTACGGTTCCGGCCGCTTCGCAGCGCTCGGCGACTCCTCGCTGTACGATGATGGCACCGGCGCTTCCGGCAAGAACCTGTACGATGGCTGGACCGACTACAGCGATGCAAAGCTCGCAGTCAACACCATCGACTACTTGGCTGGCGTGATCAACTAATTCGTTGCCCAAAAGAGAACCTGTCCGTTTCGACGGCAGGTTCTTTTTTTTGCAACAGAAAAGCCCCGGTACACCTCTCGGGTGTGGCTCGGGGCTTTTTTGTTGTGCCTGTTTAGTTGGCGGGCAGGATTTGCAGTTCTTTCGGGTAGGAAGTGAGAATTTCAACGCCGTTCTCCGTGACGAGCACGTCGTCTTCGATGCGGACGCCGCCGATGTTCGGGAGGTAGATGCCCGGCTCGATAGTGAAGACCATGCCCGGCACCAGCTCTTGTTCGTTGTTGCCGTGCATCGACGGGAATTCGTGGACTTCGATGCCCAGTCCGTGACCGACACGGTGTGTGAAGAACTCGCCGTAACCGAAGCCTTCAATCGTTTGGCGAGCCGCAGCGTCGACGACTTTGGCAGGCAGGCCCGCTTTGGTCGCGGCGATGCCGGCGAGGTTGGCTGCGAGTACCGCTTCGTAGATGATCAGTTGTTCATCGGACGGCTCGCCCACAACCACCGTGCGGGTGATGTCGGAGCAGTAGCCTTCGTAGACCGCGCCGAGGTCGAGCAATACGAAGTCGCCCGCTTGGATGGCGCGAGTGCCCGGCGTGCCGTGGGGCAGGGCACTTTTTTCCCCGGTGAGAACGAGCGTGGAGAACGAGGTGCCGGAAGCGCCGAGCGACTTCATCGTGGATTCGATGATCGTGACGAGTTCAGCCTCCGTCCGACCTACTTCGATGGCGCGAATCGCCGCTTCGACACCGCGGTCGGCGATCTCGGCCGCTTTTTTCATGATCGCGATTTCGGCTTCGTCCTTTTGCAGGCGCATGCCGAGCAGGAGGTCTTCGGCGGCAACGGTCGGCTCCGTGCCGAAGACGGTCTGCAATTGTTCAAGGCGTGCGACGGTCAGGTGTTGTTTCTCGATGGCGAGAGAGCCAAACGGGCCGTCCCCGACCACGTCGCGGACTTTGTCCATCGGGTTGTCCGTATCGGAGACGGTGACGATGCGCGAGAAACCGGACTTCTCGGCCGCTTCCTTCTCAAGCGTCGGCACGAACAGCGCTTCCGTGCCCGATGCGTACAAGCACAGCGCCATGAAGCGCTCGTGCGGGTGGCAATCAAAGCCGGTCAAGTAAAATACGTTCGGCGGTGAAGTGACCAGAACCACTTCCACATTTCGTTCCTTCATCCAGTCCCGAATTCGGGAGATACGCACGTCGTAGATCGACATCTAGGTTGCCTCCAATTTTTTCGTGTATAGAAGTAGAGTTTCCATATAAAGCGTGGATTTCCTCCCGACTGGGCAGACTAGGACGACCGAAACAGACCGAGGAGGGCTCGCGAGTGAGGAACCGTCTCTTGCCGATCACGTTCGCTGTCGTCGTCGCTCTGCTGTTTGTCTTCGTCCTGCGCCCGGCTCATTCTGCTGCTCCGGAGGAGAGTCCCGCTGTGGAGAAGCCTCTGTTGAAGTTCGGCGTGCTCTCAGACGTCCATGTCGTGTCTTGGTGGGAGCCCCCTCATGTGGACGGGGCGCTGAAGTTTGCCAATGCTCTGCGCGATTTGCGGCAGTTTCAGCCGGACTTTGATGTCGTCGATGGAGACTTGACCACCAACGGGAGTGCGCTTTCCCTGTCTCTTGCCCGCCAGATTGCGGACGATCACGCGGGGAGCCCGGTGTATCCGACGATGGGCAACCACGACTATTACGCGTCGTGGAACAACCCGAAGTGGAACGATGCGTTGGCGAAGGAGCAGTTCAAGCGCACGTTTGGGCTGCAAAACATCTACTACGACAAATGGGTCAAGGGCGTTCACCTGATCTTCTTATCCCCCGAACAGTACATGGAGAAACAAAAACAGATCGGCGAAGCAGCGTGGCTCTCCGACCGACAGCTCGCTTGGTTTGAAAAAACGCTCCGCTCCGCCCCCGATGCCCCGACGTTCGTGTTCCTCCACCAGCCGCTCGACGGCACGGTCGGCAAGTCGGACCCCGGTGTGAGCGCGGTGCAGACGGCCCGGTTGATGAAGATCGCCGCCACGCACAAACATCTCGTGTGGTTCTCGGGTCATTCGCACATCGACGCCGTGGAGCCCAGTGAAAGCGTCGTGAAAAACGGCGTGCATTTCCTTGGGTTAGGTTCCGTCTACGAACCGATCGAAGTCACACGAGAGCCCGTTCAAGGCTCGGAAAAACGCGGCGAGCAGTTGTACATGCACCCGCACGGCGAGCGGAGTGAGTCCCGCTTCGTCGAGGTGTACCGAGATCGTATCGTGATCAAGACCCGACTCCACCATGAAGAAAACTGGGATGAACATGTGGTGTCCATCCCGCTGTAACATCGAAAAAGCCACGGTCACAGGACCGAGGCTTTTTTTCAATTTATCATCATCGGCCCTTTGTGCATCGTCGAGAGCATCATAAAGACCATCCGGATCATGAAACAGATCGTAAAACTCAGAAGGTAATACCCTAGCACTTTTAACGGTTTTACAGGTTCGGGGCAGAGCCAGAGGGCAAACACGAGGCACACAACATTCTCGGGGAAGAACTCCCAGATATAACCCGGATTCGTCGGCACCCATTTTTTATAGAGATGCAAAAAGGAGTCTTGGATGACGGCGGAACCAAACAGCACTCCAAAGAGAACAGAAGACCCTATCAAGCGAAACATGTGACTCGTTTTTATTGGACTCACCACCTCAATCAAAATCTTTCGTTATGCTTGCAAATCCCTACTGTCACAATGTAATTCTTCACCAACTGAGATATCCTTCTGCGATCTGGGCTAAATCTTACGCCGTGAACTCAATCATCGTTAGGTAAGCCAACCTGCAAAATAAAATTAAAGTCTTCATTAAAACCGTACTATCACATCGTATCTGATAAACCGGAAAATTGGAAGATATTTACGCATAAAAAAATTCTGAAACGATGGTGTACGTACCCCAAGC
It encodes:
- a CDS encoding CoA-binding protein → MTSMYEAPSNEQVKQWLQETKTIAVVGLSDKPDRTSYQIAETMQQRGYRIIPVNPMLKNDVLGEKPYASLEDVPETIDLVNVFRRSEELDSVVESSIKAGAKRIWAQQGVYEEGAAKRAKDNGVEILMDQCIAVAHSVLLAGGRQA
- a CDS encoding DsbA family oxidoreductase, encoding MSQLRFHFDYACPWCYIGAHTVRELAQEGVEILYKVWKMPPNANPPAKPEGYMEAAGVRLKELREEMNVRVSSPVQKETVPALIATKVAEEMGAAAAYVEAVYKAHWADKQDISDRETLVSIAESVGLNASEFRQALESDAGRAAYERDLQQAADENLDTIPDYVNVDDPSKRLLIHHFNDMPSLEQLRALVR
- a CDS encoding GTP pyrophosphokinase, producing MSTTYKPSRGDLERLSKFRAPYQQAIDELKVKLKGIKYGCLEQDCYSPIEFVVGRVKTVESLLKKAEKKGVQVGVGNWIEEIESHVYDIAGLRVVTRYLEDIREVQAILSEREDFHVEEITDYIDTPKESGYRSVHMVVRYPTYHGSQKKDVLCEIQLRTLAMNFWATNEHELRYKYDEKLPGEMREQLRRAADAAYELDLQMAQFRRDIRTSQEMRLDDTVANEDKLEEIFSLYVKKDFKRAAELYQTYFGTEHDFTYNPKLQMIDEMLNSRLVKKPGS
- a CDS encoding lamin tail domain-containing protein translates to MKKRTLIGLTSLAMVGALAAPAVYHVQPASAAIAAGSVVVNEIMYNYASGTTQEWVELYNNTSSAISLAGYKLTDNNVGASSLTEGTYTFPSGTSIPAGGYLTIGNSLSSAQLKWSGNFALGNSGDGVALFSDSNSDNIAQSGEVIDSVEFTSAWGGNGTGYSLERKDPAGASSSSTNWGSSTTSGGTLGAKNTLNGGGGGGGGGGGTVTGTKVLWDQGHGQTAGNADWTIGGANSSFADALRAKGYTVASTTSAISSTVLSGYKVLVLPEPNTNYTSTEKSAINTFISNGGGVYFIADHIVSDRNNDGWDSVQIFDGSQTEAYPSTGSWVGATFGFYFNRNNLVQEPITDIRANSVTSGVTSVGAWNGSTIHVTGANSTILSDIFLTGQADPFHIHGKYGSGRFAALGDSSLYDDGTGASGKNLYDGWTDYSDAKLAVNTIDYLAGVIN
- a CDS encoding M24 family metallopeptidase, giving the protein MSIYDVRISRIRDWMKERNVEVVLVTSPPNVFYLTGFDCHPHERFMALCLYASGTEALFVPTLEKEAAEKSGFSRIVTVSDTDNPMDKVRDVVGDGPFGSLAIEKQHLTVARLEQLQTVFGTEPTVAAEDLLLGMRLQKDEAEIAIMKKAAEIADRGVEAAIRAIEVGRTEAELVTIIESTMKSLGASGTSFSTLVLTGEKSALPHGTPGTRAIQAGDFVLLDLGAVYEGYCSDITRTVVVGEPSDEQLIIYEAVLAANLAGIAATKAGLPAKVVDAAARQTIEGFGYGEFFTHRVGHGLGIEVHEFPSMHGNNEQELVPGMVFTIEPGIYLPNIGGVRIEDDVLVTENGVEILTSYPKELQILPAN
- a CDS encoding metallophosphoesterase; the protein is MRNRLLPITFAVVVALLFVFVLRPAHSAAPEESPAVEKPLLKFGVLSDVHVVSWWEPPHVDGALKFANALRDLRQFQPDFDVVDGDLTTNGSALSLSLARQIADDHAGSPVYPTMGNHDYYASWNNPKWNDALAKEQFKRTFGLQNIYYDKWVKGVHLIFLSPEQYMEKQKQIGEAAWLSDRQLAWFEKTLRSAPDAPTFVFLHQPLDGTVGKSDPGVSAVQTARLMKIAATHKHLVWFSGHSHIDAVEPSESVVKNGVHFLGLGSVYEPIEVTREPVQGSEKRGEQLYMHPHGERSESRFVEVYRDRIVIKTRLHHEENWDEHVVSIPL